The Actinomyces wuliandei genome contains the following window.
ATGTGGGACGTGGCCATGAAGGCCACCGCGCCGGCGATGAGTGACGGCCGCCTGTGGTCGCTGGCCCAGCAGGCGGTCAAGGCCTCACGGCTGGTCAGCAGGGACGGCCGGATCGGTGCCCTGCCTTTCCCGGCCTCGCAGTGGACCGGCGCGCGCGACATCCCCGAGGCGCCACCGGAGAGCTTCCGCCAGTGGTGGGCACGCACCCACCCGACATCGGGGAGGAGACCCGGTGAGGCTGCCGCCTCCGTGACCGGGTCGGCCGCAGGAGGGTCGGCCACCGCACCCCAGCCAGCTTCCCGGGAGGACCAGTGATGGACGCACGCACCGCCGTTCTTGCCCGCGCCCGCGATGCCGTCTCACGCTCCCAGCGAGGCCCCGCGCGCCCGGTCCCGCGCGACTACATCCGCGTGGGTGAGCACGAGCCCGGGTCGCCGCCAGTCGTGGCCGACATGGTGAGCAAGCTCGAGGACTACGACGCCCTGGTGCGTACCGAGGACACGGACTCCGGTATCGCCCAGGCTATTGACGAGCTCCTGGGCGAGGCCAGGGACGTCGTCGTGCCCACGGGCCTGCCGCAGGCCTACAAGGAGGCCGCCGCGCGCCGGGGCCGTACCCTGCACGAGGACTCGCGCGAACGTCCCATTGCCACTCTCGGTCTGGACGCGATCGACGCGGTGGTGACCTGCTCGCGCCTGGGCATCTCCATCTCGGGGACTATCGTGCTCGACGGCGAGCCCGACCAGGGCAGGCGCGCCATCTCCCTGGTGCCCGACCGCCATGTGTGCGTGCTGGAGCGCGAGACGATCGTGCCCACGGTGCCACAGGCTGTCGATGTCCTCAGCCACTACCCCACGCGCCCGATGACCTGGATCGCCGGCCCCAGCGCCACGGCCGACATCGAGCTCGTACGCGTCCAGGGCGTGCACGGCCCGCGCAACCTCGGGGTGGTCATCGCCCACTGAGCCAGCCCTGAGTGCGTGCCGCTGAGACGGCCTAGGCGGCCAGGAGCGGGTTGACAGTTCTAACCCCGCGCAGGACGCTGCCGTGCGCCAAGTCCTCGGTCCACAGCTCACCGCAGCCGGACTCGACAGCCGCCTCAAGCACCATGGCGTCCCAGACAGAGAGCTGGTGCCTGCGAGCAGTCACCACCGCCCGCTCAACGAGTGCGCGGTCGGCGGGGACGACCCCCAGGTCAGCGACCCGACGGACGACACGCCCGGCCTCCTCAGGCGGCCACACGGGCCTCAGCTTGCGGGTGAGGACGACAAACAGCTCAAGCATCACCTGGGTGCTCACGGTGAAGTCGCGGTGGCTGGCCAGAGCGGCTCGGGCCGCTGCCTGCTTGGACGGGGAGGCGCTGTCAAAGGTGTAGGCAAGGATATTGGTGTCCAGGAAGACCCTAGACATCGTAAAGGTCCTCGCGACTCCACCCGCGCCCGTGCTCACCGCTGCGTGCTGGCCTGGCATCCGCCAGGGCAAGCAGCGACTCCACGACGTCCTGCTGGTCAGGACCTGCGTAGCGCTCCAGCATGTCGCTGAGGTACTTGTTGACGGACTCATTGCGCTCAAGCGCGCGGATCCGGGCGCGGCGAAGGACGTCAGCATCGACGGAGAGAGTCAGCGTAGCCACGAGTTCAGTGTAGCACTGGTTCAGTGCGACACAGAAGCCTGACGGCCCTGTCGGCAGCCCCGCTGCACATCTTCAGGGTGTCAGCCACGCCGCCAAGCCCGCTGCTGCGCACAGTCACGTCGGTCGCGTGGCTGGCAGCGTCCTGAAGATGTGCAGCACGCACTGCATTGCACATCTTGGACCTCACCAGCCCCTCTTCGGTACGCGCCCAGGCCCACCATTCTGCCGTTCTCCACTGGTCACACCTGCCCGGACCCGGTGAAGATGTGCAGCATCGAGCGATCGAGCGGCTGAGCGGCCGTTGTCCAGCGGGCTGTGCCTCCTAGCGCCTGGCCCTACCCGTCGAGTCCTACCGACGAGGACCGCCTGACGATGGGGAAGGTGATGGTCTCACGGATCCCCTGGCCGGTCAGGGCCATGAGCACCCGGTCGATCCCCATACCCATGCCGCCGCAGGGCGGGAACCCCTGCTCCATGGCCACCAGGAAGTCCTCGTCCAGGACCATGGCCTCCGGGTCGCCCTTGGCGGCGGCCAGGGCCTGGGCCTCGAAGCGCTCACGCTGGACCACAGGGTCGGCCAGCTCGGAGTAGGCGGTGGCCGTCTCCGTACCACGGACGTAGAGGTCCCACTTCTCGGTCAGCCCCGGACGGCTACGGTGGTAGCGGGTCAGTGGCGAGGTGTCCTCCGGGAAGTCGAGGACGAAGGTAGGCTCCCACAGGGTGGAGCCCACGAGCTCCTCAAAGAGGTCCTCCACGATCCTGCCCGCCACCGCGTAGTCGCTGACCTCAATGCCGTGGGCCTCGGCAAGGCCCACCAGCCGCTCGCGCGGGGTCTCCACGGTGACCTCCTCCCCCAGGGCCTGGGACACCGAGGTGTAGAGGTCGATCATGGCCCACTGCCCGGACAGGTCGTACTCGGTGCCGTCGGCCAGGGTGACGACCTCCTGGCCCTCATCCAGCCCGAAGGCGTCGCGGGCCGCGGCCTGGATGAGGTCGCGGGTCAGCTCGGCCATGCCGTGGTAGTCCGAGTAGGCCTCATAGGCCTCCAGGGCGGTGAACTCCGGGGAGTGGGAGGAGTCCACGCCCTCGTTGCGGAAGTTCCGGTTGATCTCGAAGACGCGGTC
Protein-coding sequences here:
- a CDS encoding LutC/YkgG family protein; protein product: MDARTAVLARARDAVSRSQRGPARPVPRDYIRVGEHEPGSPPVVADMVSKLEDYDALVRTEDTDSGIAQAIDELLGEARDVVVPTGLPQAYKEAAARRGRTLHEDSRERPIATLGLDAIDAVVTCSRLGISISGTIVLDGEPDQGRRAISLVPDRHVCVLERETIVPTVPQAVDVLSHYPTRPMTWIAGPSATADIELVRVQGVHGPRNLGVVIAH
- a CDS encoding PIN domain-containing protein yields the protein MSRVFLDTNILAYTFDSASPSKQAAARAALASHRDFTVSTQVMLELFVVLTRKLRPVWPPEEAGRVVRRVADLGVVPADRALVERAVVTARRHQLSVWDAMVLEAAVESGCGELWTEDLAHGSVLRGVRTVNPLLAA